In a single window of the Antennarius striatus isolate MH-2024 chromosome 3, ASM4005453v1, whole genome shotgun sequence genome:
- the traf2a gene encoding TNF receptor-associated factor 2 isoform X1, translated as MAAQDPSPPSSLEGSRPGFPRGVLAGGPQDKHLCRSCLKVLRRPVQARCGHRFCWFCLNRIVSCGPQKCGACIKEDLFEDPTSILQLGGAFPDNAARREVEALAAVCPNEGCSWTGTIKEFEVDHEGSCDFMIILCPSCKELMRANEQERHNERECPERRLNCKYCKEAFLLKNIKAHDEICPKYPMICEGCAKKKIPREKYVDHIKFCSKFKAPCRFHVVGCDTSVEKEKIQDHERQCSYEHLNLLLHFIMGIKVSLESLQPPSLEGASLRLQELHQSLRDLELKMCQVSGGGVAPAQGACAPITPLPSAGGAALELQIQSEKTRVSELSRRLQELELKGGTLENLVCVLNREMERSSSAMEAYNRQHRLDQDKIEILNNKVRQLERTVSLRDLSIVEMDGKLREMSAATYDGVFIWKISDFTRKRQDAVAGRAPAMFSPAFYTSKYGYKMCLRIYLNGDGTGRGTHLSLFFVVMRGHSDALLKWPFNQKVTLMLLDQSSREHIIDAFRPDVSSSSFQRPVSDMNIASGCPLFCPLAKLDSKNSYIRDDTIFIKAIVDLTGL; from the exons ATGGCTGCTCAGGATCCGTCTCCTCCATCTTCCCTGGAAGGCAGCAGACCGGGTTTCCCCCGGGGGGTGCTGGCCGGGGGCCCGCAGGACAAACACCTGTGTCGGTCCTGCCTGAAGGTCCTCCGGCGGCCCGTCCAGGCCCGGTGCGGGCAccggttctgttggttctgtctGAACCGGATCGTGAG CTGTGGACCACAGAAGTGCGGCGCCTGCATCAAGGAGGACCTGTTTGAGGACCCCACCTCCATCCTGCAGCTGGGGGGG GCGTTCCCTGACAACGCTGCTCGACGGGAGGTGGAGGCTCTGGCCGCCGTCTGTCCCAATGAGGGGTGTTCATGGACGGGAACCATCAAAGAGTTCGAG GTGGACCACGAGGGCAGCTGTGACTTCATGATCATCCTCTGCCCGTCCTGTAAAGAGCTGATGAGAGCCAATGAACAGGAGCGCCACAACGAGAGGGAGTGTCCAGAGAGGAGACTCAACTGTAAATACTGCAAAGAAGCCTTCCTGCTGAAGAACATCAAG GCTCATGATGAAATCTGTCCGAAGTACCCCATGATCTGTGAAGGATGTGCAAAGAAAAAGATCCCCAGAGAAAAG TATGTGGACCATATTAAGTTCTGCAGTAAATTTAAAGCTCCATGCAGATTTCATGTTGTTGGCTGCGATACGTCT gtggagaaggagaagatcCAGGACCACGAGCGTCAGTGCTCCTACGAACACCTGAACCTCCTCCTGCACTTCATCATGGGCATCAAGGTGAGCCTGGAGAGCCTGCAGCCCCCCAGCCTGGAGGGGGCCAGCCTCCGGCTGCAGGAGCTGCACCAGTCCCTGAGGGACCTGGAGCTGAAGATGTGTCAGGTCAGCGGGGGCGGCGTGGCCCCAGCTCAGGGGGCGTGCGCCCCCATCACCCCACTGCCCAGTGCCGGGGGGGCTGCCCTGGAGCTGCAGATCCAGAGCGAGAAGACCCGGGTGTCAGAGCTGAGCCGGCGCCTCcaggagctggagctgaagggGGGCACGCTGGAGAACCTGGTCTGTGTCCTGAACCGGGAGATGGAGCGCTCCTCCAGCGCCATGGAGGCCTACAACCGGCAGCACCGCCTGGACCAGGACAAGATCGAGATCCTCAACAACAAG gtgcGCCAGCTGGAGCGGACGGTGAGCCTGAGGGACCTGTCCATCGTGGAGATGGACGGGAAGCTGAGGGAGATGTCTGCAGCCACGTACGACGGCGTCTTCATCTGGAAGATCTCCGACTTCACCAGGAAGAGGCAGGACGCCGTGGCGGGCCGCGCCCCCGCCATGTTCTCCCCTG CCTTCTACACCAGTAAGTACGGCTACAAGATGTGTCTGAGGATCTACCTGAACGGGGACGGGACGGGGCGGGGCACACACCTGTCCCTGTTCTTCGTGGTGATGAGGGGACACAGCGACGCCCTTCTCAAGTGGCCCTTCAATCAGAAG gtcacCCTGATGCTGCTGGACCAGAGCAGTCGTGAACACATCATCGACGCCTTCCGTCCGGACGTCTCGTCCTCGTCGTTCCAGCGTCCCGTCAGCGACATGAACATCGCCAGCGGCTGTCCTCTCTTCTGCCCGCTGGCCAAGCTGGACAGCAAGAACTCCTACATCCGCGACGACACCATCTTCATCAAGGCCATCGTGGACCTCACCGGGCTGTAG
- the traf2a gene encoding TNF receptor-associated factor 2 isoform X2 → MAAQDPSPPSSLEGSRPGFPRGVLAGGPQDKHLCRSCLKVLRRPVQARCGHRFCWFCLNRIVSCGPQKCGACIKEDLFEDPTSILQLGGAFPDNAARREVEALAAVCPNEGCSWTGTIKEFEVDHEGSCDFMIILCPSCKELMRANEQERHNERECPERRLNCKYCKEAFLLKNIKVEKEKIQDHERQCSYEHLNLLLHFIMGIKVSLESLQPPSLEGASLRLQELHQSLRDLELKMCQVSGGGVAPAQGACAPITPLPSAGGAALELQIQSEKTRVSELSRRLQELELKGGTLENLVCVLNREMERSSSAMEAYNRQHRLDQDKIEILNNKVRQLERTVSLRDLSIVEMDGKLREMSAATYDGVFIWKISDFTRKRQDAVAGRAPAMFSPAFYTSKYGYKMCLRIYLNGDGTGRGTHLSLFFVVMRGHSDALLKWPFNQKVTLMLLDQSSREHIIDAFRPDVSSSSFQRPVSDMNIASGCPLFCPLAKLDSKNSYIRDDTIFIKAIVDLTGL, encoded by the exons ATGGCTGCTCAGGATCCGTCTCCTCCATCTTCCCTGGAAGGCAGCAGACCGGGTTTCCCCCGGGGGGTGCTGGCCGGGGGCCCGCAGGACAAACACCTGTGTCGGTCCTGCCTGAAGGTCCTCCGGCGGCCCGTCCAGGCCCGGTGCGGGCAccggttctgttggttctgtctGAACCGGATCGTGAG CTGTGGACCACAGAAGTGCGGCGCCTGCATCAAGGAGGACCTGTTTGAGGACCCCACCTCCATCCTGCAGCTGGGGGGG GCGTTCCCTGACAACGCTGCTCGACGGGAGGTGGAGGCTCTGGCCGCCGTCTGTCCCAATGAGGGGTGTTCATGGACGGGAACCATCAAAGAGTTCGAG GTGGACCACGAGGGCAGCTGTGACTTCATGATCATCCTCTGCCCGTCCTGTAAAGAGCTGATGAGAGCCAATGAACAGGAGCGCCACAACGAGAGGGAGTGTCCAGAGAGGAGACTCAACTGTAAATACTGCAAAGAAGCCTTCCTGCTGAAGAACATCAAG gtggagaaggagaagatcCAGGACCACGAGCGTCAGTGCTCCTACGAACACCTGAACCTCCTCCTGCACTTCATCATGGGCATCAAGGTGAGCCTGGAGAGCCTGCAGCCCCCCAGCCTGGAGGGGGCCAGCCTCCGGCTGCAGGAGCTGCACCAGTCCCTGAGGGACCTGGAGCTGAAGATGTGTCAGGTCAGCGGGGGCGGCGTGGCCCCAGCTCAGGGGGCGTGCGCCCCCATCACCCCACTGCCCAGTGCCGGGGGGGCTGCCCTGGAGCTGCAGATCCAGAGCGAGAAGACCCGGGTGTCAGAGCTGAGCCGGCGCCTCcaggagctggagctgaagggGGGCACGCTGGAGAACCTGGTCTGTGTCCTGAACCGGGAGATGGAGCGCTCCTCCAGCGCCATGGAGGCCTACAACCGGCAGCACCGCCTGGACCAGGACAAGATCGAGATCCTCAACAACAAG gtgcGCCAGCTGGAGCGGACGGTGAGCCTGAGGGACCTGTCCATCGTGGAGATGGACGGGAAGCTGAGGGAGATGTCTGCAGCCACGTACGACGGCGTCTTCATCTGGAAGATCTCCGACTTCACCAGGAAGAGGCAGGACGCCGTGGCGGGCCGCGCCCCCGCCATGTTCTCCCCTG CCTTCTACACCAGTAAGTACGGCTACAAGATGTGTCTGAGGATCTACCTGAACGGGGACGGGACGGGGCGGGGCACACACCTGTCCCTGTTCTTCGTGGTGATGAGGGGACACAGCGACGCCCTTCTCAAGTGGCCCTTCAATCAGAAG gtcacCCTGATGCTGCTGGACCAGAGCAGTCGTGAACACATCATCGACGCCTTCCGTCCGGACGTCTCGTCCTCGTCGTTCCAGCGTCCCGTCAGCGACATGAACATCGCCAGCGGCTGTCCTCTCTTCTGCCCGCTGGCCAAGCTGGACAGCAAGAACTCCTACATCCGCGACGACACCATCTTCATCAAGGCCATCGTGGACCTCACCGGGCTGTAG
- the traf2a gene encoding TNF receptor-associated factor 2 isoform X3, whose product MAAQDPSPPSSLEGSRPGFPRGVLAGGPQDKHLCRSCLKVLRRPVQARCGHRFCWFCLNRIVSCGPQKCGACIKEDLFEDPTSILQLGGAFPDNAARREVEALAAVCPNEGCSWTGTIKEFEVDHEGSCDFMIILCPSCKELMRANEQERHNERECPERRLNCKYCKEAFLLKNIKAHDEICPKYPMICEGCAKKKIPREKYVDHIKFCSKFKAPCRFHVVGCDTSVEKEKIQDHERQCSYEHLNLLLHFIMGIKVSLESLQPPSLEGASLRLQELHQSLRDLELKMCQVSGGGVAPAQGACAPITPLPSAGGAALELQIQSEKTRVSELSRRLQELELKGGTLENLVCVLNREMERSSSAMEAYNRQHRLDQDKIEILNNKVRQLERTVSLRDLSIVEMDGKLREMSAATYDGVFIWKISDFTRKRQDAVAGRAPAMFSPGEQEVFRQTGSLQADRKSSGRQEVFRQTGSLQADRNTGVCVCVCVCVCVCVCVCVCVCVCVCCVML is encoded by the exons ATGGCTGCTCAGGATCCGTCTCCTCCATCTTCCCTGGAAGGCAGCAGACCGGGTTTCCCCCGGGGGGTGCTGGCCGGGGGCCCGCAGGACAAACACCTGTGTCGGTCCTGCCTGAAGGTCCTCCGGCGGCCCGTCCAGGCCCGGTGCGGGCAccggttctgttggttctgtctGAACCGGATCGTGAG CTGTGGACCACAGAAGTGCGGCGCCTGCATCAAGGAGGACCTGTTTGAGGACCCCACCTCCATCCTGCAGCTGGGGGGG GCGTTCCCTGACAACGCTGCTCGACGGGAGGTGGAGGCTCTGGCCGCCGTCTGTCCCAATGAGGGGTGTTCATGGACGGGAACCATCAAAGAGTTCGAG GTGGACCACGAGGGCAGCTGTGACTTCATGATCATCCTCTGCCCGTCCTGTAAAGAGCTGATGAGAGCCAATGAACAGGAGCGCCACAACGAGAGGGAGTGTCCAGAGAGGAGACTCAACTGTAAATACTGCAAAGAAGCCTTCCTGCTGAAGAACATCAAG GCTCATGATGAAATCTGTCCGAAGTACCCCATGATCTGTGAAGGATGTGCAAAGAAAAAGATCCCCAGAGAAAAG TATGTGGACCATATTAAGTTCTGCAGTAAATTTAAAGCTCCATGCAGATTTCATGTTGTTGGCTGCGATACGTCT gtggagaaggagaagatcCAGGACCACGAGCGTCAGTGCTCCTACGAACACCTGAACCTCCTCCTGCACTTCATCATGGGCATCAAGGTGAGCCTGGAGAGCCTGCAGCCCCCCAGCCTGGAGGGGGCCAGCCTCCGGCTGCAGGAGCTGCACCAGTCCCTGAGGGACCTGGAGCTGAAGATGTGTCAGGTCAGCGGGGGCGGCGTGGCCCCAGCTCAGGGGGCGTGCGCCCCCATCACCCCACTGCCCAGTGCCGGGGGGGCTGCCCTGGAGCTGCAGATCCAGAGCGAGAAGACCCGGGTGTCAGAGCTGAGCCGGCGCCTCcaggagctggagctgaagggGGGCACGCTGGAGAACCTGGTCTGTGTCCTGAACCGGGAGATGGAGCGCTCCTCCAGCGCCATGGAGGCCTACAACCGGCAGCACCGCCTGGACCAGGACAAGATCGAGATCCTCAACAACAAG gtgcGCCAGCTGGAGCGGACGGTGAGCCTGAGGGACCTGTCCATCGTGGAGATGGACGGGAAGCTGAGGGAGATGTCTGCAGCCACGTACGACGGCGTCTTCATCTGGAAGATCTCCGACTTCACCAGGAAGAGGCAGGACGCCGTGGCGGGCCGCGCCCCCGCCATGTTCTCCCCTG GTGAACAGGAAGtcttcaggcagacaggaagtcttcaggcagacaggaagtcttcaggcagacaggaagtcttcaggcagacaggaagtcttcaggcagacaggaacacaggtgtgtgtgtgtgtgtgtgtgtgtgtgtgtgtgtgtgtgtgtgtgtgtgtgtgtgtgtgtgtgtgtgtgtgtgttgtgtcatgTTGTAA